A single genomic interval of Pseudobacteroides sp. harbors:
- the ddpX gene encoding D-alanyl-D-alanine dipeptidase: MIKRRFCLFLSILIIFFISYDNALLIENGSANDNINVAAITSTMSVSAKPSAILAAIPTIAISKTPIPNTPTPSTKTKEKIKEVKGLVELLKLDNTFVIDIKYATKDNFTKKIIYPSAKCIINKNTAAKLIKANNEFKKMGYRIKIYDAYRPHSAQKVLWDAASDKSFVADPKKGSNHNRGAAVDVTLVDKYGKEVRMPSGYDEFTKRAKLDYKDCPKEQINNRELLGRVMVKYGFKRIRSEWWHFDDSDAKKYQVLDISFSNF, translated from the coding sequence ATGATTAAAAGGCGTTTTTGTTTATTTTTGTCCATTTTAATAATATTTTTTATATCATATGACAATGCACTACTCATTGAAAATGGCAGTGCTAATGATAACATAAATGTTGCAGCTATAACAAGTACTATGTCTGTATCTGCTAAACCAAGTGCAATTCTAGCGGCTATACCTACTATAGCTATATCCAAAACGCCTATACCTAATACACCCACGCCTTCAACCAAAACCAAGGAAAAAATAAAGGAAGTTAAAGGGTTAGTTGAGCTTTTAAAGCTTGATAACACATTTGTTATTGATATAAAATATGCAACAAAAGACAATTTTACAAAGAAAATAATATATCCATCTGCCAAGTGTATCATCAACAAAAATACTGCTGCAAAACTTATTAAGGCCAATAATGAGTTTAAAAAAATGGGATACAGAATAAAAATTTATGATGCATACAGGCCTCACTCAGCTCAGAAGGTATTATGGGATGCAGCATCGGACAAATCATTTGTTGCAGATCCCAAAAAGGGCTCCAATCACAACAGAGGTGCGGCAGTAGATGTGACTCTGGTGGATAAGTACGGGAAAGAAGTGAGAATGCCTTCAGGATATGATGAATTTACAAAGAGGGCAAAATTGGATTATAAAGATTGCCCCAAGGAACAAATTAATAACCGGGAGTTATTAGGCAGAGTTATGGTTAAATATGGATTCAAGAGAATAAGAAGCGAGTGGTGGCACTTTGATGATTCCGATGCTAAGAAATATCAGGTCCTTGATATTTCATTTAGTAACTTCTAA
- a CDS encoding transglutaminase domain-containing protein, with amino-acid sequence MINKFTVIIAILFLIALTSCAAYNARQEEGVQDNRFTAGPVRQSATFIAGPTAKKQDPIRDLLSIVDDNQRHGEFDAAKKLIAGYMAKNKALLSQTEIKLLNDEIERNRRIPLDYKLDESQLFAELSKSIKGFGKNEFVKWQKEGRFDIKTVNGQKRFMNSSKSNLFFRYPELNARRIDYNNNINFANEVYNTIIKIKTTKAGSDGVVRAPYKMQISHSLTLNKGLVNKGAKLSCWIPFPIAFESQNNIKLIRSSYPVKSIDSEKSPIRSAFFEITTSNDNPGPFEVEYSYTSYSNYRKVDPLKVGKYNVNSDVYKKYTREEPHITFSNKITRQVDKIIGSETNPYIKAKKIYNWICDNIKYSYCVEYSTLRNISEYTLEKGYGDCGQQAMLFISMCRSEGIPARWQSGLAAYNTRQFIHDWAETYIEPYGWIPVDTYMGVYFTSVSKVLGSKKSNEIRDFYFGNMDYFRMVANKGHSIELKPDKKYLRSDAVDFQRGEIESGRNFYFDEWKYKFKVIK; translated from the coding sequence TTGATCAATAAGTTTACAGTTATAATAGCTATATTGTTCCTTATTGCATTAACAAGCTGTGCTGCGTATAATGCTAGGCAGGAAGAAGGGGTGCAGGATAATCGTTTCACAGCTGGGCCTGTTAGGCAAAGTGCTACTTTTATTGCAGGTCCCACAGCCAAGAAGCAGGATCCTATAAGGGATCTTTTATCTATAGTGGATGATAACCAAAGGCATGGAGAATTTGATGCTGCAAAAAAGCTTATAGCAGGCTATATGGCAAAGAACAAAGCTTTATTAAGTCAGACAGAAATAAAGCTTTTAAATGATGAGATTGAGAGGAACAGGAGGATTCCGCTGGACTATAAGCTTGACGAAAGTCAGCTTTTTGCAGAACTCTCAAAAAGCATTAAAGGATTTGGGAAAAATGAGTTTGTAAAGTGGCAAAAAGAAGGCAGATTTGACATAAAAACTGTCAATGGTCAAAAGAGATTTATGAATTCAAGCAAGAGTAATCTGTTTTTTAGGTATCCTGAGCTCAATGCAAGAAGAATTGATTATAACAATAACATCAATTTTGCCAATGAAGTTTATAATACCATAATCAAAATAAAAACCACAAAGGCCGGGAGTGATGGTGTTGTAAGAGCTCCGTATAAAATGCAGATAAGCCACAGCTTGACTTTAAACAAAGGTCTTGTGAACAAAGGTGCGAAACTTTCCTGCTGGATTCCTTTTCCAATTGCATTTGAAAGTCAGAATAATATTAAGCTAATAAGATCCTCATATCCGGTTAAATCAATCGATAGTGAAAAAAGCCCCATCAGATCGGCTTTTTTTGAGATAACTACCTCCAATGACAACCCGGGCCCGTTTGAAGTTGAGTACAGCTATACTTCCTACAGCAATTACAGAAAGGTAGACCCGTTAAAGGTAGGTAAATATAATGTAAATAGTGATGTTTATAAAAAATACACCAGGGAAGAGCCGCATATTACATTCAGTAATAAAATCACCAGGCAGGTAGATAAGATTATTGGAAGTGAAACCAACCCGTATATAAAAGCAAAGAAAATATATAACTGGATTTGTGACAACATTAAATATAGTTATTGCGTGGAGTACTCCACGCTAAGAAACATAAGCGAGTATACATTGGAAAAGGGTTATGGAGATTGCGGGCAGCAGGCCATGCTGTTTATAAGCATGTGCCGAAGTGAAGGTATACCTGCTCGCTGGCAGTCAGGCTTAGCAGCTTATAACACCAGACAGTTTATTCATGACTGGGCTGAAACCTACATTGAACCATATGGATGGATTCCCGTTGACACTTATATGGGAGTATATTTTACATCCGTATCCAAAGTCTTGGGGAGCAAAAAAAGCAATGAAATAAGAGATTTTTATTTCGGCAATATGGATTACTTCAGGATGGTAGCAAATAAAGGGCATTCCATTGAATTAAAACCGGATAAAAAATACTTGAGATCTGATGCAGTTGACTTCCAAAGGGGAGAGATAGAAAGCGGCAGAAATTTTTATTTTGATGAATGGAAATATAAATTTAAAGTGATAAAGTGA
- a CDS encoding Xaa-Pro peptidase family protein — protein MKTQVPQNELEVRMKQFRDRMDRDKPNWEIAVIFSKINQYYFTGTMQEGMLIIERNNDAVYWVRRSFERAKMESLFPYIRQMGSFRDAAGAYEKLPDTVYVETEILPLAHYQRFQKYFPFKEFKSLDMQIMAVRAVKSQYELTLMEQAGKIHRKVLEDRVPKLLREGMSEAEMAVELYSVLIEEGHHGVSRFSMFDTDVGLGHICFGESSLYPTYFNGPGGHVGIGPATPLLGSRERKLKQGDLVFIDIGCGVEGYHTDKTMTYMFGKFLPKDAIKEHDKCVDIQNEIASLLKPGEVPAVIYNTIMGKLDGELLNNFMGYGERRVKFLGHGIGLQIDELPVIAEGFNDPLTENMVFALEPKKGIKDIGMVGIENTFVVTPEGGRCITGSCNGLIKVDC, from the coding sequence ATGAAAACACAAGTACCTCAAAATGAGCTTGAAGTCAGAATGAAGCAATTTAGAGACAGGATGGACAGAGATAAACCCAATTGGGAGATAGCAGTTATTTTCAGCAAGATAAACCAATATTATTTTACGGGAACAATGCAGGAAGGAATGCTGATAATAGAAAGGAATAATGATGCAGTATATTGGGTAAGAAGAAGCTTTGAACGAGCAAAGATGGAGTCGTTATTTCCTTACATAAGGCAGATGGGAAGCTTCAGAGACGCAGCGGGTGCATATGAAAAACTCCCCGATACCGTTTATGTTGAAACGGAAATTCTTCCGCTGGCTCATTATCAAAGGTTTCAAAAGTACTTTCCCTTTAAGGAATTCAAATCTCTTGATATGCAGATAATGGCTGTGCGAGCAGTAAAAAGTCAGTACGAGCTGACTTTAATGGAACAAGCAGGCAAAATACATAGAAAAGTCCTGGAAGACAGGGTTCCAAAGCTTCTCAGGGAGGGAATGAGCGAGGCTGAGATGGCAGTTGAACTTTACTCAGTACTTATTGAAGAGGGCCATCATGGAGTATCCAGATTTAGCATGTTTGACACCGATGTTGGATTAGGTCATATTTGCTTTGGTGAAAGCTCTTTATATCCCACCTATTTTAATGGTCCTGGAGGGCATGTTGGAATAGGCCCTGCTACTCCCCTTCTAGGGAGCAGGGAGAGAAAGCTTAAACAAGGTGATCTGGTGTTTATTGATATTGGCTGTGGGGTTGAGGGCTATCACACTGATAAGACCATGACATATATGTTTGGAAAGTTTTTACCGAAAGATGCTATTAAAGAACATGATAAATGTGTAGACATACAAAATGAAATTGCAAGCCTGTTAAAACCGGGAGAAGTACCAGCTGTTATTTACAATACTATCATGGGTAAACTAGATGGTGAACTTCTAAATAACTTTATGGGTTATGGAGAGAGAAGGGTTAAATTCCTTGGACACGGTATAGGTTTGCAGATAGATGAATTGCCTGTCATTGCGGAAGGTTTCAATGACCCTTTGACGGAGAATATGGTTTTTGCACTTGAACCCAAGAAAGGCATAAAGGATATTGGAATGGTTGGTATTGAAAATACATTTGTAGTTACCCCCGAGGGTGGGAGGTGCATTACTGGAAGCTGCAACGGATTAATAAAGGTAGATTGCTGA